From a single Macrobrachium rosenbergii isolate ZJJX-2024 chromosome 59, ASM4041242v1, whole genome shotgun sequence genomic region:
- the LOC136837704 gene encoding PE-PGRS family protein PE_PGRS47-like, translating into MASFKIVLAIALLATCALGGHLYGGHGGIGGIGGIGGVGGIGGIGGVGGLGGIGGLGGIGGIGGVGGIGGGFGHGGGKSVSITPGIGGLVSSSVSFGKPGLGLGIGGGSVIGGHGGSIIGGSGLYGKW; encoded by the exons ATG GCTTCTTTCAAGATTGTTCTGGCTATTGCCCTTCTTGCCACCTGCGCCTTGGGTGGTCACCTCTATGGAGGTCATGGCGGCATTGGAGGCATTGGAGGCATTGGAGGAGTTGGAGGCATTGGAGGCATTGGAGGTGTTGGAGGTCTTGGGGGCATTGGAGGTCTTGGCGGCATTGGAGGAATTGGAGGCGTTGGAGGCATTGGAGGAGGATTTGGACATGGCGGAGGGAAAAGTGTTTCAATCACTCCAGGTATTGGAGGACTAGTGAGTTCTTCCGTGAGCTTTGGAAAGCCTGGCCTTGGCCTTGGAATCGGTGGAGGCTCAGTCATTGGAGGACACGGAGGTTCCATCATTGGAGGATCTGGTCTCTATGGCAAATGGTAG